In Deltaproteobacteria bacterium, the genomic window AACCGCTGCTCCATCCACGCGCGCACCGACTTCCCCGTCGAGGAGGCGCGCATCCTGCGGCGGTGCACGGTAGCGGGCAAGGAACCGGTGCACGCGTAGCCGCGCGCCGCTACTGAATGACATTCCCGCGAATGTCATTCCTGCGAAAGCTTGCCCTCGACCCCGATCGGGGGCGGGAATGACGATTCAGGGGGTAGTTGCCTCTCTTGAATGGTGTTTTGACACAGCCTGTTTCGCGGGAATGACGGAAGGTGCGGGAACGACGTATCCGATTTGGAGGCAATGACATGAGCCTGACCACAAGACCGCTTTCACCAGCTTTGGGCGTGGAGGTGCTGGGACTGGACGTGAGCGAGCCGCTGGACGCAAAGGACCGGGACGGCATCCTCGACGCGTTCTACGACAACATCGCCCTGCTCTTCCGCGGCCAGAATCTCACGGTGGAGCAGCAAAACCGCTTCACCACCACCTTCGGCGACATCGGCAAGCGCACCATCGGGCCGCGCCTGCGGAAGTCGGCGGACGACATCTACACCACGCCGGTGATGGTGGTGAGCAACATCAAGGAGGACGGCAAACCGCTCGCGGGCGCCTCCGCCAACGGTGACAGGGAGATGGGGTTCCACCAGGACACCGCGTTCCACGAGATACCGGACCACGTCACCATCCTGTACGGCATCGAGGTGTCGACCCACGGCGGCCATACCATGGTAACGAACCAGTGCGCCGCCTACGACAATGTCCCGGCCGACCTCAAGACGAAGCTGGAGGGATGCCAGGTGCTGCAGGTCTACGACTACCAGCGGCACACGGTGGACGCGGACATCGACCTGAACGACGCCCGCTACTACGTGCAGCCCATCTTCATCACCCA contains:
- a CDS encoding TauD/TfdA family dioxygenase, which produces MSLTTRPLSPALGVEVLGLDVSEPLDAKDRDGILDAFYDNIALLFRGQNLTVEQQNRFTTTFGDIGKRTIGPRLRKSADDIYTTPVMVVSNIKEDGKPLAGASANGDREMGFHQDTAFHEIPDHVTILYGIEVSTHGGHTMVTNQCAAYDNVPADLKTKLEGCQVLQVYDYQRHTVDADIDLNDARYYVQPIFITHPVTGRRALYVNRMMSVRIEGMERAESDAILGELFDITEDPSFRYEHVWEVGDLLMWDNFCSIHARTFYPDEERRLLRRTTVAGKDRLHA